GCGACAGGCGTTTCGCCCGTGCCCGGCAAGCTGATACCGATATCCGCCAACTTGCTCTCCCCGGGGCCGTTTACCACGCAGCCCATCACGGCAACATTCAACGACTCTACCCCCGGATAAACAGTACGCCACACGGTCATTTTCTGACGCAGGTAGTTTTGCACGTCTTGCGCCAACTCTTGGAATACGGTGCTGGTGGTGCGGCCGCATCCGGGACACGCCGTAACCATCGGCGTAAACGAACGCAATCCCATGGTTTGCAGGATTTCCTGCCCCACTACCACTTCTTGAGTACGCGGGCTGCCCGGCTCGGGCGTCAATGAAATACGGATGGTATCCCCGATGCCTTCCTGTAATAAAACAGACAACGCGGCCGTTGAGGCAACAATGCCTTTGCTGCCCATTCCCGCTTCGGTCAAACCCAAATGCAGCGGATAGCGGCAGCGGCTGCCCAGCTCGCGGTAAACTTGAATCAAATCCTGTACGGCACTGACTTTGCACGACAAAATGATTTTATCTTCCGGCAGCCCGAGGCTGACGGCTTTCTCAGCGGATTCAAGCGCGGACACAATCAGTGCTTCTTTCATCACTTCTTCCGGTGCCCGCGGATTGGCAGATGCCAAATTTGCATCCATCATGCGCTTGGCCAGACTTTGGTCGAGCGAACCCCAGTTCACACCGATACGCACGGCTTTATTGTGCTCTGCCGCGGTTCGAATCATATAGGCGAATTTTTCATCGCCCTTCGCACCCTTGCCGACGTTACCCGGATTGATGCGGTATTTTGACAATGCTTTGCCGCACTCGGGAAACTCGGCCAACAGGCGCTCTCCGTTGAAATGGAAATCGCCGATGAGCGGTGTGGTATAGCCCATATCATCTAAACGGCTGCGGATTTCGGCCACTTTGGAAGCCGCCTCCGGGCTGTTGACGGTAATCCGAACCATCTCCGATCCGGCATCACTCAATTCCTTAACCTGCAATGCCGTTGCTTCGGCATCTGCCGTATCGGTATTGGTCATAGACTGCACCACAACGGGAGCTTCCGAACCTATGGTAATGTGGTCAATTTGTACCTGATGGGTAGACCGGCGTTTGAGTGTGTTCATGGTTTATTTTCCTGCGCGGAAGGAAACGGATTTTCGTCCTTCCCTACGGTATGCTTTCAAATCAATCGGTGTGCCGCCGAAATTGGCTTGCGCTTCGGCAGCAATGCCAATCCAAACTTCATAAGGTGCGCCGCCGCGCTCCCTGTGTTCGCTCCCTGCTGCCACAATGCCTTCAAATACCAGCTTGCCGCTGTTATCCCGGATAACCAAACGGCTGCGGTAGTGAGGTTTAATCCACAGTTCATCGGCCGCAACGCTGACTTCCGGAACAACCGGTTCGGAAGCGGCTGCCTGCTTCAAGGTATCCGAAGCGGCAACTTCCATGCTGCTTTCTTCAGTCATCGGCGATACGGTTACATTGCTGGCTTGCAATGCCGGCGCCTGCAGGCTGTTTTGTACGGCATTGCTGTCTGCTTCGTTCTGCCGGTTGTTTTCCGTTTGGGATTTGTTCTGCCAAGCATAGATCCCTCCGCCAACCAGCAACAA
The nucleotide sequence above comes from Neisseria animalis. Encoded proteins:
- the ispG gene encoding flavodoxin-dependent (E)-4-hydroxy-3-methylbut-2-enyl-diphosphate synthase, which codes for MNTLKRRSTHQVQIDHITIGSEAPVVVQSMTNTDTADAEATALQVKELSDAGSEMVRITVNSPEAASKVAEIRSRLDDMGYTTPLIGDFHFNGERLLAEFPECGKALSKYRINPGNVGKGAKGDEKFAYMIRTAAEHNKAVRIGVNWGSLDQSLAKRMMDANLASANPRAPEEVMKEALIVSALESAEKAVSLGLPEDKIILSCKVSAVQDLIQVYRELGSRCRYPLHLGLTEAGMGSKGIVASTAALSVLLQEGIGDTIRISLTPEPGSPRTQEVVVGQEILQTMGLRSFTPMVTACPGCGRTTSTVFQELAQDVQNYLRQKMTVWRTVYPGVESLNVAVMGCVVNGPGESKLADIGISLPGTGETPVAPVYVDGERKVTLKGDNIAAEFLKIVEEYVEANYCEGGAKRNQPKIIPIQPR
- a CDS encoding helix-turn-helix domain-containing protein, giving the protein MQNQSSHVYHKEAARALGGELRQIREKSGISVADVAQRLKLSEQQIEALEKGDYSSFAGVVFVMGFLRSYARMINMDTSEIEGRLQTVVPQESSHAYLVNRKEDGGFDYREGGKTAFPKWILALAALLLVGGGIYAWQNKSQTENNRQNEADSNAVQNSLQAPALQASNVTVSPMTEESSMEVAASDTLKQAAASEPVVPEVSVAADELWIKPHYRSRLVIRDNSGKLVFEGIVAAGSEHRERGGAPYEVWIGIAAEAQANFGGTPIDLKAYRREGRKSVSFRAGK